CCATGATCTGGGTGCTGAACATTTTCGACTTCGCTGGGGTGTGTGAAGCGGTCGAGATGATCGCCGATCCCTTGGTGCCGTGAGCGAAGCTAGCGAATTCTCGCTTGCATCCAGGAACGGTACGTCCGTCGACGAACAGTTTGGCACCATCGGCGAAGGTGTATTCGATCGAGTAGGTGTCAAAGTTCTGGTCGATGCATCCGTCGCGGTAGTGACGTCCGCCGCATGCGATCGCACTGACGGGCCATGCGTTTTTCATCCAGCACGACTCGTCGATGTTGTGGATCAAGAAGTCGCTAACCGCACCACCGCTAAGCCATAGGAAGCCGTGGAAGTTCTTGATTTGGAACTCAAGTTCGCTGAGGTCGCCCGTGTTGGGCTCAACCGCTGCGGTCGCCGTTGGGCCGGTCATGCGGTAGGCACGCATCATGGTGATGTCGCCGATTTCACCGTTCTGGATACGGTCGAAAAGCTCTTGGCGAGCCTTGCAGTGGCGGCACATCAGTCCGACACCAACCTTCAAGTTCTTTGCCAAAGCGGCTTTGTTGATTTCCAAAAAGCGAGCCGACGTCGGTGCGTCGATCGTGACAGGCTTTTCCATGAACACGTTCAAGCCACGCTCGATCGCGTATTGGTAATGTACCCAGCGGAAGGCAGCGGGAGTTGCCAGGATGACGATGTCGCCTGGCTCCAACGCGTCCATGACTTTCTTGTATCCGTCGAAGCCGACGTATTGGCGTTCTTCGGGGATATCGACTTTGTCCTTGAGCTTGCTGTCGGTGGTCAGCGAAGCGAGGGTGCTTTTCAGCTTGTTTTCAAAAACGTCCGCCAAAGCGACCATTTTGATTGGGCCGTTATCGACCGAAAGCGATTGCTTAGCGGCACCGGTTCCACGTCCACCACATCCGACCAGACCGACGCGAATGGTGTTGTCTTCGGCTGCATGCACATTGCGGGCGGCAGCGGCTGCGAACGTCAACGCAGCGCCGGTGGCCGTAGATTTCTTAATAAACTCTCGACGATTGTTGTCAGTCATCTTGTCAAAACTCGCGGGACGTGGGGTAGAAAACTTTAACGGTTGTGTGTGATAGTCCATCGACTCGCGCCGATGCTCAATTAAGTCCAATTGGCCGAATCTGGCGTTGCTTCGGCAACCGATTCGGCCGGGCGGTCGCACAATCCTATTCTTCAGGATCTTTCTGTTCGGGTTCGGTCTTATCCCATTTGGTGGATCGGGCTTCACTCGAAGGCACGTTCAATGGGCGGACCACTCGGAACCCAACCGACAACGCATCGGTGTGATACCAGATGCTTTTCGGTTCCTGCGGGTCTTGTTGCTTCCAGTCTTCGTCAGACGCCTTGCGAGCAGCGCTACGCAAGACTTCTGGGTCATCGTCCCAACCGCCACCACGGACAACCCGTGGGTACAGTGTTTTGGGAACAGCCAGTGGGTTCAGGGCTTCTTTCAGCTTGTCGTAGGGGGTGTATTGGTCTAGCACCCATTCGCTGACATTGCCGTGCATGTCATAAAGACCCCACGGGTTAGGCTTCTTTTGACCGACGCGCTGCGAGTTGTCTTCGCTGTTGTCGTAGAACCAGGCATAGTCACCGAGTTGATCGACATCGTCACCGAAGGAGTAGGGGGTTTCGGTTCCTGCTCGGCAGGCGTATTCCCATTCAGCTTCGGTAGGCAAGCGGTAGTAGCGACCCGTTTTGGCCGATAGCCATTCGCAGTAAGTTCGCGCGGCGTGCTGCGTCATGCAGATCGCGGGATAGTCTTCCCGCCCCATGCCGAAGCTCATGTCGGTATAGGGTTCGGTCGGCTTTGAAACACCATCAACGGCGCTGTCGCGAGGAGTTTTCTTCTTCGACAGCATCTTGCGCATCCGCTGGTCGACGGACTCGTTCCAGATGTCGTACTGTTCCCATGTGACTTCGAATTTACCCATCCAGAACGGTTCGATTTTCACGGTCCGTTGTGGGCCTTCGTCGTCGTTGCGGTCGTCCTCGGCTTCAGGGCTTCCCATGGTGAATTCGCCACCCGGGATGGGCACCATTTGAATCGTCTGATCGGTGTGCTCGATGATTTCGGCATAGGGTTTCATCTCCGCTTCGGTCTTGGCAACCGCGGCGGGCACTTCGACTGGTGGGATTTCAGCAGGGGTGTCTGCTTGAGCTGCCACGTTTGTGGCGGCACAAAGTCCAACTAGCAAGATCGGGCGTATCACTACAGTTTCTGATTTCTCGAGAGTAACGTTAAGCGACGGAGAACCGTGCCCCATCGCAGAGACTATGACTTGTATGTTAGTCCGTCCGGCAGAATGCGGGAGGGTAGGAATAGGGTCTGTCGGAATTCATAAGCGTTAGGGAGGGGAACGGGGCTTAAGATGTGCAAACGCCCCGGATTTCGCAGTAATATCGGTGCGGTAGCGGTCCCCTACCCCGCCTGTGTTTTGGCAAGGATCATAACGCTGTGGCGTTCTTTCTAATGCAGTACAAGGCCCGATCGCTACGAACGATCAGGCTGTTATCAACAATCGCAGGCGTCGCGTTGAATTGTTCGTCTGCGGTGCCAAGTCGATTGATCGCAATTTCTTGGTATCGGTCGCTTGCTTTTAATACCAAGATCCCTTGGTCACGCGTCGTCAGGAACAAGTGATTTCCATCACTGACGATCGATGCATAGACGCGACTGCGGGTTGGCAGTCGCTCGCGAAACATTTCTTCGCCATCACTCGCTCGTAAGCACAACGCGATCGACTTGTCATGGGACCAAAAGACGAATCCGTTGATCACGACAGGGGACGTCACATTCGCACCGCGAGACTGTTCCCAAACCAAGTGTGATTGACTGACATCGCCGCGCCCGCCTGGCCGTATCACAAAGGTCTTGTTGGATCGACCGCCGCTGCAATACAGCAGCCCCTCATGTTGAATCACGCAAGGAACCACGTAGTCTTCGATCGCATCGCAGGTCCAGAGTTGCTTTCCTGTTTGGGGGGCAAGTCCCAAGATCGCATTCTTTTGATTGATCACCAATTCAGATTGTCCGGCTTCCGTCGTGACAATCGTCGGAGTCGTCCAAGCCCTTTCGATCTCATCGACTTTCCAGCGGACGTCGCCGGTTTGTTTGTCCAACGCGAAGAGCGTCCCCGATTCGATCGAGGCATTCTGGATTACCAAGTCGTCATAGAGGATTGGACTGGCGGCAGCGCCAAATCCTGCAGTGTTGGTTCCTAGGCTGCGACGCCAGCGAAGTTCACCTTCGGGAGAAACCGCTATTAAGCCAGAAGGGCCAAAGAAGGCGTAGACTCCCGTATCATCGACGCATGGCGTGGGCGACGCATAGCCGTGCTCTCCCAAACGCTTGCTGAATTCTTGTTCCTCTTCGGAAGGTTCGACCACACAGTCCCAGATCTGTGACCCGGTTTTCAAGTCGTAGCACAAGACATGCAGGCGAAGCGACGAACGCTCACCGGGCGATTCCATGTCGAAACCATAGCCGGAATAGGCTGTCAGAAAAATTCGTCCATCCCAAGAAACGGGGCTGCTGCTGCCGCGGCCAGGAAGTTCCGTACGCCATTGAAGGTTGTCGTTGTCGTTCCACTTCGTCGGCAAATCGGCCGACACAATCCCGCGACCGTTCGGGCCACGAAACCGATTCCACTGAGTTTGCTTTGCGTGGGCTGGATTTGGCTGTGCCTGATCGGAATCCAGAGAATCCGCTGAACGCAGTGTCTGCGTCGCTTGCGCTGACAGCATCTGCGGCGATAATGAGACCAGTCCGACTAACGACAGTATGGTGGCAAGCTGCAGGAATCGTTGTCGTGAAGCGAACGTGATCCGAACGCGGCTTTTGGATCGATGGAGTTTTTGCTGGGGCATCGTGATGTCCTGAGGAAACGGCATCATCTGTGCCGCGAGGAGAAGCAATCACAAAGGTCGGATTTTACCAGACGAGGGCGGGGGGTGCCGTCGTTTCAGCAACTTTACCCGTGGGCTACAATTCCTGCGAACGCCATGCGGCAATCACGCCGTGGACGCTCAAACCACTATCCAATACAAAACCGCTCGGCTTTGCAGAGCGATCGATATCACACCAGCGACATAGGGAACGAAGATGTTCAAAGGACTTGGAAATCTCGGCAACATCGCTTCGATGATGGCTGCGTTCAAGGATTTGCCTGAAAAGATGCAGCAGCTGAACCAACAGATGCAATCCGAGCACGTCACCGGGACATCCGAATGTGGTTTCGTGATGGTGACCGTCAACTGTGTTGGCGAAGTTCAGTCGGTCAGCATTGTTGAAGAGAACCTATCGACTGGCGAAACAGAAAAAGCCACCCTCGATGCGGCCAATAAAGCCGGCACCGAGGCAAAGCAACGCTACGCCGATGCGATCCGGCAGATGGTAGCCGATATGAATTTGGACATGCCTGGAGTCGAAGGCTTGTTGACTTCGTTCACCGGTCGATAAGTTCATCCTCAAAGTTCTGAACGTAAAAGCGTGGAAAAACACGAAGGTGCTGTATCGCAGCTGGTCGACCTGTTGGGCAGACTCCCCGGGGTCGGACGGAAAAGCGCGGAACGTCTAGCGTTTCACTTGCTGCGAGTTCCCGAGGATGAGGCTCTGGCACTGGCCGACGCGATTCGAAAGATTCGTAGCGACGTCCGCTACTGCTCAACCTGTTTCAATCTTTGTGAACAGGAGCTTTGTGCGATCTGCCGCGATGATGCCCGCGACCAGACCCGATTGTGTGTTGTCGAACAGCCGCGGGACTTGATGAGCTTGGAGCAGTCGAAAGCATACAACGGCCTGTACCATGTCTTGCTGGGACGTATTGCTCCTCTCGATGGTATCGGGCCCGACCAATTGACGATCGACGCGTTGGTCGATCGGGTCCGAGGCGGTAACTTTTCGGAAGTCATCATGGCGACCAACCCGACTGTCGAAGGTGATGGGACTTCGCTGTACATCAGCAACCTACTGAGCGAGTACCCCGTGCAGATGACCCGGCTCGCTCGCGGGATCACGGCCGGCAGTATTCTTGAATACGCCAACCGCGAAATCATCGCCGACGCAATGTCGGGGCGGCAAAAACTGTAGACCGGATTGGATCATCGGTTTTGATGGTCCAGTCGTACTCGTCTTTGCCGGCGGGTTTCGCCCTATCGATTAAGTCACCGGTTTTATCGAGTAGGAGTACGAGTACCGGGCTTCGCCTTGAGTACGAGTTGGACTTTCGGTGGGCTGGATCTTCTGTCGGTTCGTACTCGTACTCAGCGCAGCGGTACTCCTACTCGTTCTCGTCTTTGCCGGCGGGTTTCGCCCTATCGATTGAGCCACCGGTTTTATCGAGTAGGAGTACGAGTCTCGGGCTTCTCCCTGAGTACGAGTCGGATTTTCCGTGGACTGGATCTTCTGTCCGGCCGTAGTCATGCTCTTTCTCATCGCCTCACTTCGCCACCCAAAATCGACTTGGACAGATTGGCATCCTGCGTTCATCGCTTCTCGGTAGAAATTGCAAAGTGGGTTGCAAAAGAGGCTGACCACTGAGGGCAACTGGGCAGCTCCAACGGCGAGGGGTTTCCCCCCGCAGCGAACTTAGGACGGTTTGCCTGTCATACAATTCGTATGTGTTTTGTTGTTTGAAGAATTAAATCCGGCTGCACTTGCTTAGAAACATCCAAGTTTGGCACAAGATATGCTCGCCAACTCGCGAAACAACGGATATCATGGAAGTAACCCGGTGGATGCCGGTTTGCCCCGTGCATTGGCGATAGCCCCATGCATTGGCGTTGGCGCAGTGCATTTGCTATAGCGCAGTGCATTGACGATAGCACATCAGGCGAGGGCGCATCCCTCCAAGCAAAGACATAATTCATGAGCGGAATGCGAATGTCGATGGGCCTCCAGGCCCGACTGGTTCAAACCCAAAAGCTGGCTCCACGGATGATCCAGTCGATGGAGATTCTTCAGTTGCCCATGCTGGCGCTGCAA
This genomic interval from Stieleria sp. JC731 contains the following:
- a CDS encoding PQQ-binding-like beta-propeller repeat protein, giving the protein MMPFPQDITMPQQKLHRSKSRVRITFASRQRFLQLATILSLVGLVSLSPQMLSAQATQTLRSADSLDSDQAQPNPAHAKQTQWNRFRGPNGRGIVSADLPTKWNDNDNLQWRTELPGRGSSSPVSWDGRIFLTAYSGYGFDMESPGERSSLRLHVLCYDLKTGSQIWDCVVEPSEEEQEFSKRLGEHGYASPTPCVDDTGVYAFFGPSGLIAVSPEGELRWRRSLGTNTAGFGAAASPILYDDLVIQNASIESGTLFALDKQTGDVRWKVDEIERAWTTPTIVTTEAGQSELVINQKNAILGLAPQTGKQLWTCDAIEDYVVPCVIQHEGLLYCSGGRSNKTFVIRPGGRGDVSQSHLVWEQSRGANVTSPVVINGFVFWSHDKSIALCLRASDGEEMFRERLPTRSRVYASIVSDGNHLFLTTRDQGILVLKASDRYQEIAINRLGTADEQFNATPAIVDNSLIVRSDRALYCIRKNATAL
- a CDS encoding YbaB/EbfC family nucleoid-associated protein, giving the protein MFKGLGNLGNIASMMAAFKDLPEKMQQLNQQMQSEHVTGTSECGFVMVTVNCVGEVQSVSIVEENLSTGETEKATLDAANKAGTEAKQRYADAIRQMVADMNLDMPGVEGLLTSFTGR
- a CDS encoding Gfo/Idh/MocA family protein encodes the protein MTDNNRREFIKKSTATGAALTFAAAAARNVHAAEDNTIRVGLVGCGGRGTGAAKQSLSVDNGPIKMVALADVFENKLKSTLASLTTDSKLKDKVDIPEERQYVGFDGYKKVMDALEPGDIVILATPAAFRWVHYQYAIERGLNVFMEKPVTIDAPTSARFLEINKAALAKNLKVGVGLMCRHCKARQELFDRIQNGEIGDITMMRAYRMTGPTATAAVEPNTGDLSELEFQIKNFHGFLWLSGGAVSDFLIHNIDESCWMKNAWPVSAIACGGRHYRDGCIDQNFDTYSIEYTFADGAKLFVDGRTVPGCKREFASFAHGTKGSAIISTASHTPAKSKMFSTQIMDDKFETWAYPQPEPNPYQVEWDDLIAAIREDQEYNEVERGVMASAVTSMGRMAAHTGQEITLEEFMKHDHEFAPNVADLTIDGPAPLQANEDGKYSIPMPGLVKNREYL
- a CDS encoding formylglycine-generating enzyme family protein, yielding MIRPILLVGLCAATNVAAQADTPAEIPPVEVPAAVAKTEAEMKPYAEIIEHTDQTIQMVPIPGGEFTMGSPEAEDDRNDDEGPQRTVKIEPFWMGKFEVTWEQYDIWNESVDQRMRKMLSKKKTPRDSAVDGVSKPTEPYTDMSFGMGREDYPAICMTQHAARTYCEWLSAKTGRYYRLPTEAEWEYACRAGTETPYSFGDDVDQLGDYAWFYDNSEDNSQRVGQKKPNPWGLYDMHGNVSEWVLDQYTPYDKLKEALNPLAVPKTLYPRVVRGGGWDDDPEVLRSAARKASDEDWKQQDPQEPKSIWYHTDALSVGFRVVRPLNVPSSEARSTKWDKTEPEQKDPEE
- the recR gene encoding recombination mediator RecR, which encodes MEKHEGAVSQLVDLLGRLPGVGRKSAERLAFHLLRVPEDEALALADAIRKIRSDVRYCSTCFNLCEQELCAICRDDARDQTRLCVVEQPRDLMSLEQSKAYNGLYHVLLGRIAPLDGIGPDQLTIDALVDRVRGGNFSEVIMATNPTVEGDGTSLYISNLLSEYPVQMTRLARGITAGSILEYANREIIADAMSGRQKL